From Draconibacterium halophilum, one genomic window encodes:
- a CDS encoding beta-phosphoglucomutase family hydrolase: MGNLAFEAVIFDMDGVITKTAITHAAAWKKMFDEYLLKHAEETGGTFKEFTQSDYLSFVDGKPRYKGVASFLESRKIIMELGDPSDAPRLETVCGLGNRKNEAFNEVIDRDGVEVYDSTAKMLNDLKEAGIKLGVASSSKNCAPVLEAVNLLKIFGARVDGVVSAELGLHGKPEPDIFTTACDMLESTPAKAIVVEDAVSGVQAGAKGKFGLTLGIASENNERELAAGGADFVVTDLEEVGGISGLNELFLKNKK, encoded by the coding sequence ATGGGAAACTTAGCATTTGAAGCGGTTATTTTCGATATGGACGGTGTTATAACTAAAACCGCCATAACGCACGCTGCAGCATGGAAAAAGATGTTTGATGAATACCTGCTAAAACACGCTGAAGAAACAGGGGGAACGTTTAAAGAATTTACGCAGAGCGACTACCTTTCCTTTGTTGATGGTAAGCCACGCTATAAAGGAGTAGCATCGTTTTTAGAGTCACGAAAAATTATCATGGAACTTGGAGATCCTTCTGATGCGCCGCGCCTGGAAACCGTTTGTGGATTGGGCAACCGCAAAAATGAAGCATTTAATGAAGTTATTGATCGCGATGGGGTTGAAGTATACGATTCGACAGCTAAAATGCTAAATGATTTGAAGGAAGCAGGTATAAAACTGGGAGTGGCTTCCTCGAGTAAAAACTGCGCACCTGTTTTAGAAGCTGTAAACTTGCTAAAAATATTTGGTGCCCGTGTTGATGGCGTTGTTTCGGCAGAACTGGGATTACACGGCAAACCTGAACCGGATATTTTTACCACTGCATGCGATATGCTTGAATCGACTCCGGCAAAAGCCATTGTTGTTGAAGATGCTGTTTCGGGAGTTCAGGCAGGTGCTAAAGGCAAATTTGGCTTAACACTTGGTATTGCCAGCGAAAACAACGAAAGAGAGTTGGCTGCTGGTGGTGCTGATTTTGTGGTTACCGACCTTGAAGAAGTTGGAGGAATTTCAGGTTTAAACGAACTGTTTTTAAAGAATAAAAAATAG
- the folK gene encoding 2-amino-4-hydroxy-6-hydroxymethyldihydropteridine diphosphokinase codes for MKEQLEPYVSFVSWCLMPNHFHWVVFVHRNSHTITMSDGMTKERSLNYSIGILLRSYTRTIQKQQNITGSLFQQHTKAKPLVDEIKIDPSYWITEFGTEINCAEGKSYLATCVEYVHLNPVIDGLVVRAEDWKFSSMLDYLGMRKGKLIDFELVRREKLIDTLTSSESINIVIVGIGSNINADENIATMLEILNQEVKVLQISSMIKTKPIGMENQADFTNGAVKISTELDRANLKKLLKQIEDRMGRNRTGPKFGPRCIDLDIVVWNGEVVDDDYYTRDFLQKNVAELLES; via the coding sequence ATGAAGGAGCAATTGGAACCTTATGTCTCTTTTGTTTCCTGGTGTTTAATGCCCAATCATTTTCATTGGGTGGTTTTTGTTCATCGTAATAGTCATACGATCACTATGAGTGATGGTATGACAAAGGAGCGTTCACTCAATTATTCAATTGGGATTCTACTTCGTTCTTATACGCGAACCATTCAAAAACAACAAAATATTACTGGATCACTTTTTCAGCAACATACAAAAGCTAAGCCTCTGGTTGATGAGATTAAAATAGACCCTTCTTATTGGATTACTGAATTTGGAACCGAAATCAATTGTGCAGAAGGTAAAAGCTATTTAGCAACTTGTGTTGAATATGTTCATCTAAATCCGGTTATTGATGGATTGGTGGTAAGGGCTGAAGATTGGAAATTTTCATCAATGCTCGATTATTTAGGAATGAGGAAAGGAAAACTGATAGATTTTGAATTGGTACGTCGGGAAAAGCTGATTGATACCCTCACTTCGAGTGAGAGCATCAACATTGTAATCGTTGGCATAGGCTCAAACATTAATGCCGATGAAAATATCGCCACAATGCTTGAAATATTGAACCAAGAGGTGAAAGTACTTCAGATTTCGTCCATGATAAAAACCAAGCCCATTGGAATGGAAAACCAAGCAGATTTTACAAATGGTGCTGTTAAAATTAGCACCGAATTGGATAGAGCTAATCTGAAAAAGCTACTCAAACAAATTGAAGACCGGATGGGACGTAATCGGACGGGGCCTAAATTCGGACCTCGTTGTATCGATTTGGATATTGTTGTATGGAATGGAGAGGTTGTTGATGACGATTATTATACGCGCGATTTTTTGCAGAAGAATGTTGCCGAACTATTAGAATCATAG
- a CDS encoding dihydroneopterin aldolase produces MAKIRVKDLLIRTYIGFNPDELINKQDVLINLEIETDIPESALESDEPEDIFNYKVITKKIIALVQEGRFKLLEVLTKRILDTIMEDEKVKWARVEVDKPHALRFAESVSMEMEAHR; encoded by the coding sequence ATGGCTAAAATACGTGTTAAAGATTTGCTAATCAGAACTTACATCGGGTTCAACCCCGATGAACTGATAAACAAACAGGATGTACTAATCAACCTTGAAATTGAAACAGATATTCCGGAATCGGCTTTGGAATCAGACGAACCCGAAGATATTTTCAATTACAAAGTGATAACCAAAAAAATAATTGCATTAGTTCAGGAAGGGCGTTTCAAATTATTGGAAGTGCTTACCAAGCGTATTCTCGATACGATAATGGAGGACGAAAAAGTAAAGTGGGCTCGTGTTGAAGTGGATAAACCACATGCCTTACGTTTTGCCGAATCGGTATCGATGGAAATGGAGGCTCACCGTTAA
- a CDS encoding SDR family oxidoreductase, translating to MQLDVNLKAPFFLIRDFANYFKAGNIINFVDTRITSNASNFAAYSISKKALWDLTKMAALEFAPDIRINAIAPGVTLPPEDEDEDYLEKLAQGIPMKKPGGVEPILKSLNYILENDHLTGQLLFADGGENLGKNL from the coding sequence TTGCAGCTGGATGTAAACCTAAAAGCTCCGTTTTTTCTTATCCGCGACTTTGCCAATTATTTTAAAGCCGGTAATATCATTAATTTTGTCGATACGCGGATAACATCGAATGCATCGAATTTTGCAGCTTATTCCATCTCGAAAAAGGCACTATGGGACTTAACAAAAATGGCAGCTTTGGAATTTGCTCCTGACATAAGGATAAATGCCATTGCTCCGGGTGTAACTTTACCCCCCGAGGATGAGGATGAGGACTACCTGGAAAAGCTGGCGCAAGGCATTCCGATGAAAAAACCTGGCGGAGTAGAGCCAATTTTAAAAAGTTTGAATTATATTTTGGAAAACGATCATCTCACCGGACAATTGCTGTTTGCCGACGGAGGAGAAAACCTTGGAAAAAACCTTTAA
- a CDS encoding SDR family NAD(P)-dependent oxidoreductase, translating to MNTTALITGASKRIGRSLTEHLAEKGWNVVVHYNSSAQGAIELVEELSSKYPDQNFKAVQANLAETDEVVALIPKLAAENIMVDLLVNNASVFNRDI from the coding sequence ATGAATACAACTGCACTAATTACCGGAGCCTCAAAACGTATTGGCCGATCGTTAACTGAACACCTGGCAGAAAAAGGTTGGAATGTGGTGGTGCATTACAACTCATCGGCACAAGGCGCTATCGAACTGGTTGAAGAACTATCATCAAAATATCCCGACCAAAATTTCAAAGCCGTGCAAGCCAATCTTGCCGAAACTGATGAGGTCGTGGCGTTAATACCTAAACTTGCAGCAGAGAATATTATGGTTGATCTTTTGGTAAATAATGCTTCGGTATTTAATCGGGATATATAA
- a CDS encoding riboflavin synthase gives MFSGIVEEFGTVVAVEKDQENVHFTLTCSFADELKVDQSLSHNGVCLTVVWVDKAEKKYKVTAIKETLIKSNLGLLEVGSKVNLERSMMMNGRLDGHIVQGHVDQTATCAKVEEADGSWYYTFEYDFDIEKAKQGYMTVEKGSVTVNGVSLTVVNSKDNSFQVAIIPFTQEVTNFHTFKEGTVINLEFDIIGKYLSKLNSYSK, from the coding sequence ATGTTTTCAGGAATAGTTGAAGAATTCGGAACTGTAGTAGCCGTTGAAAAGGATCAGGAGAATGTACATTTTACGCTAACCTGTTCGTTTGCCGACGAGCTGAAAGTTGATCAGAGTTTATCGCACAACGGAGTTTGTTTAACTGTTGTTTGGGTGGATAAAGCAGAAAAAAAATACAAGGTTACAGCCATTAAAGAAACGCTGATTAAGTCGAATCTTGGTTTACTTGAAGTGGGATCGAAAGTGAACCTGGAACGCAGCATGATGATGAATGGCCGTTTGGATGGTCACATTGTTCAAGGGCATGTTGATCAGACAGCAACTTGTGCAAAAGTTGAAGAAGCCGACGGAAGCTGGTACTATACTTTCGAATATGACTTTGATATTGAGAAAGCCAAACAAGGTTATATGACCGTAGAAAAAGGGTCGGTAACCGTTAACGGTGTTAGCCTTACCGTGGTGAATTCGAAAGACAATTCTTTTCAGGTAGCTATCATTCCTTTTACTCAAGAAGTTACTAATTTCCATACCTTTAAAGAAGGTACGGTTATTAACCTTGAATTCGATATTATTGGGAAATACCTGAGCAAATTAAATTCATACAGCAAATAG
- the cysS gene encoding cysteine--tRNA ligase, whose translation MSNQLFIYNTLTRKKEEFKPLVEGSVGLYVCGPTVYSNSHLGHARPFITFDLLYRYLTFLGNKVRYVRNITDVGHLEDEVEGVGEDRIAKKARLEQLEPMEVVQKYMNTFHRNMDDLNVTPPSIEPRASGHIIEQIQVIEGILKNGYAYEANGSVYFDVDKYNNDYKYGKLSGRNLDDIKTNTRKLDGQDEKKNSFDFALWKKAAPEHIMRWPSRWSDGFPGWHLECSAMSTKYLGEQFDIHGGGMDLTFPHHECEIAQNTACRGQESVRYWMHNNMITINGQKMARSLGNFITLDELFTGSHEILEQSYSPMTIRFFILQAHYRSTIDFSNEALQASEKGLERLMSALKTLAELTASDSSTVDVNSIKEKCFAALSDDLNSPIAIAHLFDGVKMINSIKAGSEKISAADLEDLKVFYNAVVFDVLGLKEEGEAGSGNNEVLGGAVELLINLRKDAKTNKDWGTADKIRDELNAIGVELKDTKDGVEWNLRPS comes from the coding sequence ATGAGTAATCAACTTTTTATTTACAATACATTAACCCGTAAAAAAGAAGAATTTAAACCACTTGTTGAAGGTAGCGTTGGTTTATATGTTTGCGGGCCAACCGTTTACAGTAATTCGCATTTGGGGCACGCACGTCCGTTTATCACTTTCGATTTGTTGTACCGTTACCTGACTTTCCTTGGGAACAAGGTTCGTTATGTACGCAATATTACCGACGTGGGTCACCTCGAAGATGAGGTGGAAGGTGTTGGCGAAGACCGCATTGCGAAGAAGGCACGTTTGGAGCAGTTGGAACCTATGGAAGTAGTTCAGAAATACATGAACACTTTTCACCGAAACATGGACGACCTGAACGTTACTCCTCCCAGTATTGAGCCACGTGCATCGGGCCATATCATCGAGCAAATTCAGGTGATAGAAGGTATTTTAAAAAACGGATACGCATACGAGGCAAACGGTTCGGTTTATTTTGATGTAGATAAATACAACAACGATTACAAGTACGGAAAACTCTCGGGTCGTAATCTGGATGACATAAAAACCAACACCCGCAAGCTCGATGGGCAGGATGAAAAGAAGAACTCTTTTGATTTTGCTTTATGGAAGAAAGCGGCGCCCGAGCATATTATGCGCTGGCCTTCGCGCTGGAGCGATGGTTTCCCGGGATGGCACCTCGAGTGTTCGGCAATGAGCACAAAATACCTGGGCGAGCAGTTTGATATTCATGGTGGTGGAATGGATTTGACTTTCCCGCACCACGAATGTGAAATTGCACAAAATACAGCTTGCCGCGGACAAGAATCGGTGCGTTACTGGATGCACAATAACATGATTACCATTAACGGACAGAAAATGGCACGCTCGCTGGGTAATTTTATTACGCTCGATGAATTATTTACCGGCAGTCATGAAATTCTTGAACAGTCGTATTCGCCAATGACCATCCGCTTTTTTATTTTGCAGGCACATTACCGCAGTACCATCGATTTTTCGAATGAAGCTCTGCAAGCATCAGAAAAAGGATTGGAGCGTTTAATGAGTGCATTAAAAACGCTGGCTGAGTTAACTGCCTCTGATTCGTCGACTGTTGATGTGAACAGCATAAAAGAAAAATGTTTTGCCGCACTGAGCGACGATCTGAATAGCCCGATTGCTATTGCACATCTTTTTGATGGCGTTAAAATGATCAACTCGATAAAAGCCGGTAGCGAGAAAATCTCTGCTGCTGATCTCGAGGATTTGAAAGTCTTTTACAATGCGGTGGTTTTTGATGTCCTTGGATTAAAAGAAGAAGGAGAGGCTGGCAGCGGAAACAACGAAGTGCTGGGTGGTGCTGTTGAATTACTTATTAACCTGAGGAAAGATGCAAAAACCAATAAAGATTGGGGAACTGCTGATAAAATTCGTGACGAATTGAATGCTATTGGCGTTGAGTTAAAAGACACCAAAGACGGTGTAGAGTGGAATTTACGCCCCTCCTAA
- a CDS encoding lipoprotein signal peptidase → MSRSVKSLIIIFSILIVDQVLKFWIKTNLSIGDEIVVFKDWFILHFVENNGMAFGFEFAGEYGKMFLSVFRIVAVIAIGWYLFKLARQKEVPFGFIACIALIFAGAIGNIIDSLFYGIIFNHSYGQVATLFPAEGGYSSFLHGRVVDMFYFPLIEGRYPEWIPRIGGNPFIFFRPVFNIADSAITVGIFSILIFYRKYFNKLDESKNVDENTEAEQTA, encoded by the coding sequence ATGTCGCGTAGCGTAAAATCGTTAATAATTATATTCTCCATTCTAATTGTCGATCAGGTTTTAAAGTTTTGGATTAAAACCAACCTGTCGATTGGCGATGAGATCGTGGTTTTTAAAGATTGGTTTATTCTTCATTTTGTTGAGAATAACGGAATGGCCTTTGGCTTTGAGTTTGCCGGAGAGTACGGAAAAATGTTTTTGAGTGTTTTTCGTATTGTGGCGGTAATTGCCATTGGTTGGTATCTGTTTAAGCTGGCCAGACAAAAAGAAGTACCTTTTGGTTTTATTGCGTGTATTGCGCTAATTTTTGCCGGTGCCATTGGCAATATCATCGACAGCCTTTTTTACGGAATAATATTTAATCACAGCTATGGGCAGGTGGCAACCTTATTTCCGGCTGAAGGTGGTTACTCCAGTTTTCTTCATGGAAGAGTGGTTGATATGTTTTATTTCCCGCTGATTGAAGGTCGTTACCCGGAATGGATACCCAGAATTGGAGGAAATCCGTTTATCTTTTTCCGTCCGGTTTTTAATATCGCCGATTCAGCTATTACCGTTGGAATTTTCTCCATTTTAATTTTCTATCGCAAGTATTTTAACAAACTTGATGAGAGCAAAAACGTGGATGAAAATACAGAAGCTGAGCAAACTGCATAA
- a CDS encoding TraR/DksA family transcriptional regulator, with translation MGDKNRYSDEELMEFKTLIRKKLEMAQEDYKMYKNSITQSDGNDISDTSPTFKVLEEGAATLSKEEAGKLAQRQLKFIQHLQAALIRIENKTYGVCRDTGKLISKERLRAVPHATLSIDAKNNGK, from the coding sequence ATGGGAGACAAAAACAGATATTCGGACGAGGAGTTAATGGAATTCAAAACGCTTATTCGTAAAAAGCTTGAGATGGCTCAGGAAGATTATAAGATGTACAAGAATTCAATAACTCAAAGTGATGGGAATGATATCTCAGATACATCACCCACATTTAAAGTATTGGAAGAGGGCGCTGCTACCCTTTCTAAAGAGGAAGCTGGAAAACTAGCACAACGCCAGTTAAAATTTATTCAGCACTTACAAGCTGCTCTTATTCGTATCGAAAACAAAACCTATGGTGTGTGTCGCGATACCGGCAAATTAATTTCGAAAGAAAGATTGCGTGCTGTTCCACATGCAACACTTAGTATTGATGCGAAGAATAACGGGAAATAA
- the ileS gene encoding isoleucine--tRNA ligase, producing MSNKFQEYKQLDLAQINKDVLARWEKDDTFHKSISTREGHETFVFYEGPPSANGMPGIHHVMARAIKDIFCRYKTMKGFRVHRKAGWDTHGLPVELSVEKALNITKDDIGKKITVEEYSDACRKEVMKYTREWEELTRKMGYWVNMDDPYVTFDNQYIESVWWLLKQIYNKGLLYKGYTIQPYSPAAGTGLSSHELNQPGCYRDVKDTTAIAQFKATRNEKSEFLFEGVETDLYFLAWTTTPWTLPSNTALCVGPNINYVKVRSFNPYTGDPVTLILAKDLFPVYFNSKNAELAMEEYKPGDKKIPYEVLAEYTGEELKGIQYEQLIDWVKPEGKAFEVITGDFVTIEDGTGIVHIAPTFGADDDRVAKQHGISPLVVVDTEGKRQALVDRKGRFYPTIDLDPKFVEKYVNTESYHEFAGRSVKNEYDDKLEEDASTVDIDISVMLKQQNRAFKIEKHVHSYPHCWRTDKPVLYYPLDSWFIKSTAVKDKMVELNNTINWKPKSTGTGRFGNWLENLVDWNLSRSRFWGTPLPIWRTEDSLEEICIGSMEELMAEIDKAVEAGFMTENPFAKFKVGDYEKANYEKIDLHKSHVDNIVLVSPSGQKMERETDLIDVWFDSGAMPFAQRHYPFEWKENFKDVFPADFIAEGVDQTRGWFFTLHAIATMIDESVAFKNIISNGLVLDKKGVKMSKRLGNAVDPFETIDKYGSDPLRWYMITNAQPWDNLKFDIEGVEEVKRKFFGTLYNTYNFFALYANVDGFKYAEEEIPVEQRPEIDRWIISLLNSLIKEVGDSYENYEPTRAGRAISEFVTENLSNWFVRLSRKRYWGGEYSTDKVSAYQTLYTCLEVVAQLMAPIAPFYADMLYNDLNKATGRVDDRSVHLGDFPGFTEELIDSDLEEKMAIAQKASSMILALRRKEKLKVRQPLAKIMVPVLNPHFKEQFEAVSNIILAEVNVKEVEFLTDTAGVIKKKIKPNFKALGPKYGKMMKQIAGAVNQLNQDAISTFESAGEFELVVGDEKIMLSLDDVEIQTEDIPGWTVATEGQMTIALDINLTEELKQEGIAREFINKIQNLRKDNDFEVTDRIKLRIAKHEAYNVAVENHREYICAQTLADALELAENADLTVASEVEIDKDVTAKIEIKKLS from the coding sequence ATGAGTAATAAATTTCAGGAATATAAGCAGTTAGATTTAGCACAGATAAACAAGGATGTGCTTGCGCGTTGGGAGAAAGACGATACCTTTCATAAAAGTATTTCAACCCGCGAAGGGCATGAAACATTTGTATTTTACGAAGGACCGCCATCGGCAAACGGAATGCCGGGGATTCACCACGTGATGGCGCGTGCCATAAAAGATATTTTTTGCCGTTATAAAACTATGAAAGGTTTCCGTGTTCACCGCAAAGCCGGATGGGACACACATGGTTTACCGGTGGAGTTGAGTGTTGAAAAAGCACTGAATATTACCAAAGACGATATTGGTAAAAAAATTACTGTTGAAGAATACAGCGACGCCTGCCGAAAAGAGGTGATGAAATATACCCGCGAATGGGAAGAACTTACTCGTAAAATGGGTTATTGGGTAAATATGGACGATCCGTATGTTACCTTCGATAACCAATACATTGAGTCGGTTTGGTGGTTGCTGAAACAGATTTATAACAAAGGCTTGTTGTACAAAGGCTACACTATTCAGCCTTACTCGCCGGCTGCCGGAACAGGTTTGAGCTCGCACGAGCTAAACCAACCTGGTTGTTACCGCGATGTAAAAGATACAACCGCAATTGCCCAGTTTAAAGCCACACGAAACGAAAAATCGGAATTCCTTTTTGAAGGAGTTGAAACTGATCTGTATTTCCTGGCCTGGACAACAACACCATGGACGTTGCCATCGAACACGGCACTGTGTGTGGGACCGAATATCAACTATGTAAAAGTTCGCTCGTTTAATCCATACACCGGCGATCCGGTTACCTTGATTCTGGCAAAAGATCTGTTTCCTGTTTATTTCAATTCGAAAAATGCCGAACTGGCAATGGAGGAGTATAAACCGGGCGACAAAAAAATACCGTACGAAGTTCTGGCCGAATATACCGGAGAGGAACTGAAAGGCATTCAGTACGAGCAGCTGATCGACTGGGTGAAACCCGAAGGAAAAGCTTTTGAAGTAATTACCGGCGATTTTGTAACCATTGAAGATGGTACCGGAATCGTTCACATTGCACCAACTTTTGGTGCCGATGATGACCGCGTTGCGAAACAACATGGAATTTCGCCACTTGTGGTGGTTGATACCGAAGGAAAACGTCAGGCACTGGTTGACCGAAAAGGACGTTTTTACCCGACCATCGATCTCGATCCGAAGTTCGTTGAAAAATATGTAAACACAGAATCGTATCACGAGTTTGCCGGTCGTTCGGTGAAAAACGAATACGACGATAAACTGGAAGAGGATGCTTCCACTGTCGACATTGATATTTCTGTAATGCTGAAACAGCAGAACAGAGCTTTTAAAATTGAAAAACACGTACACAGTTACCCACACTGCTGGCGTACCGATAAACCGGTATTGTATTATCCGCTTGATTCGTGGTTCATCAAATCAACCGCGGTTAAGGACAAAATGGTGGAGTTGAACAACACCATTAATTGGAAACCGAAATCGACCGGTACAGGACGTTTTGGTAACTGGCTGGAAAATTTGGTGGACTGGAACCTGAGCCGTTCGCGTTTTTGGGGAACACCGCTGCCAATCTGGAGAACAGAAGATAGTTTGGAAGAGATTTGCATCGGCTCGATGGAAGAGCTGATGGCAGAAATAGATAAAGCTGTTGAAGCTGGTTTTATGACAGAGAATCCGTTCGCCAAATTTAAAGTTGGCGATTACGAAAAAGCCAACTACGAAAAGATCGATCTGCATAAATCGCATGTCGATAATATCGTTTTAGTTTCACCATCAGGACAAAAAATGGAACGCGAAACGGATTTGATCGATGTTTGGTTCGATTCGGGAGCGATGCCTTTTGCACAGCGCCATTATCCTTTCGAGTGGAAAGAGAATTTTAAAGATGTATTCCCGGCCGATTTTATTGCCGAGGGTGTTGATCAAACCCGAGGATGGTTCTTTACCTTGCATGCCATTGCAACAATGATCGATGAGTCGGTAGCTTTCAAAAATATTATATCAAACGGACTGGTACTGGATAAAAAAGGCGTTAAAATGTCGAAACGTCTGGGAAATGCTGTCGATCCGTTTGAAACCATCGATAAGTATGGTTCCGATCCATTGCGCTGGTACATGATTACCAATGCGCAGCCATGGGATAACCTGAAATTTGATATCGAAGGTGTTGAAGAAGTGAAACGTAAATTCTTCGGAACGCTATATAATACCTACAATTTCTTTGCATTGTATGCCAATGTTGATGGTTTTAAATATGCCGAAGAAGAAATTCCTGTTGAGCAGCGCCCGGAGATCGATCGCTGGATTATTTCGTTGCTAAACTCACTGATTAAAGAGGTGGGCGACAGCTACGAAAATTACGAGCCAACACGTGCCGGCCGCGCTATTTCGGAATTTGTAACCGAAAACCTGAGTAACTGGTTTGTGCGTTTAAGCCGCAAACGTTACTGGGGTGGCGAATACTCGACAGATAAGGTTTCAGCTTATCAAACGCTTTACACTTGTTTGGAAGTTGTGGCTCAGTTGATGGCTCCAATAGCGCCGTTTTATGCCGATATGCTGTACAACGATCTCAATAAAGCAACGGGCCGAGTCGACGATCGAAGTGTTCACCTGGGAGATTTTCCGGGATTTACTGAAGAGTTGATCGACAGCGACCTGGAAGAAAAAATGGCTATTGCGCAAAAAGCTTCTTCCATGATCCTGGCTTTGCGCCGTAAAGAGAAACTGAAAGTACGCCAGCCGCTTGCCAAAATTATGGTGCCGGTGTTAAATCCGCATTTTAAAGAGCAGTTTGAGGCAGTTTCAAATATAATTTTAGCAGAAGTAAACGTTAAAGAAGTGGAGTTCTTAACCGATACGGCCGGGGTGATTAAAAAGAAAATAAAACCGAATTTTAAAGCGCTTGGGCCGAAATACGGGAAAATGATGAAACAAATTGCCGGGGCAGTAAATCAACTGAATCAGGATGCAATTTCGACATTTGAAAGTGCCGGCGAATTTGAACTGGTAGTTGGAGATGAGAAAATTATGCTGTCGCTGGACGATGTTGAGATTCAAACCGAAGATATTCCGGGATGGACAGTTGCCACGGAAGGGCAGATGACTATTGCGCTGGATATCAACCTGACAGAAGAGTTGAAACAAGAAGGAATTGCCCGCGAGTTTATCAATAAAATACAGAACTTACGAAAGGATAATGATTTTGAGGTAACCGACAGGATTAAGTTGCGTATTGCAAAGCACGAAGCGTACAATGTGGCTGTTGAAAACCACAGGGAATACATTTGTGCACAAACGCTTGCCGATGCACTTGAATTGGCTGAAAATGCTGATTTAACAGTGGCAAGCGAGGTGGAGATTGACAAAGATGTAACAGCTAAAATTGAGATAAAAAAGCTTAGCTAG